DNA sequence from the Oryza brachyantha chromosome 5, ObraRS2, whole genome shotgun sequence genome:
CTACTGCTGCGAAGAATTAAGTTACCCACCAGCGATACCGTACAACCATATTTCCCTTGATTTTCAAAGGGAGAGCTACTTTGATCCCAATGAATATTGTCGGTTGGAGGGTTCAACTAACTAATCGGCACTTATTTCCGCTTATGCTTgccaatttaaaattttaacggtagattatgagtttttttatgggagtttattttttccttaaacTTTAGATCGCCAAGAgaatatataaagattttatttaaaaaatatctttttatttgtaaatatgacattTCAATCACCGCCTAATAGTATTGAACCTTTAAGTTTAGTTCACTAGTCAACCGTATAAAACAGATACTCCCACGACCCTAATCTTACTTAATTAACCCTATCATATCATTGGTTACTCTTGAAACTGCATTTAGCTTACAGGGGGCTAGCTGTTGCTGTGGCTTGCACGGAAAGGGGATGGCAACGCTTAGACGCGTAGCACCGACGTGTAGTGTTTTGGTATATTTTCCTGATTTCCTCAGTTAGTTAttcggaaaaaaaattacaatacaAGGTATCaccctaaaatataatcatttttagattataCACCAAACATTAAggctaaaaagaaaagactattatatttcttaataaatgaggaatagGTGAGAGTAGAAAAGTAGcgccttatcttttcgcttctacttatacttataagccaaaatttaaatttcaacgttaaatttgaagttaattttaaggtttttttttaccgaagtttattttctagctgtgacttttatatcactaaaaatacgtatttaaaagttttatttacaaattatttttttcctgaatatatcgtttggcaaATAATTACCACCCCATATGTGTATGGATAAGATGGGTAGAATCTAAAATGTAACTGATTGATGGaacaatattatttgaatagtattaaaatgtttattttgatgcaacatttaaatattagaaatatcatattttattatgagataaataatcaaacatataacTTAAAATACGGGATACAGTTCTacattaattacataaatggACGTACATAGGAGCAATGTGTAGGCTGCTGGCTTGCTTGCCAACCACTACTACCCCTTGACCGAGGCGCAACCCAGGTACCCCAACCCAGCAACCACCGTCTCTCTCATTGGTGAATCCCACACATTTGCCCAACCAACCACACAAGTCGTTCGTGTGTGTATCgtgtatgtatgtatccaAGGCTCCGTTCCAACCAACCACTTCCGCGATCCTCTTAACCATCCAAACAAGCAACCCAACCCAAACCAAACCGCCCAAGAAgcaggggggaggaggagcgagaggaagacgccgacgccgacgatgaAGAGGGAGGGATTGCAGCACGGCGAGGTCCGGGTCAACCGCAGCAAGCTGCTGCGGatcgcggaggcggaggcggccagggctgctgcggcggaggcggagccggGCGCGGTGGTCAGGGCGCCGTCGAAGCCGACGAACGCGTCGAGGGGCACGGGCAAgtgccggcggccgcggtgcGCCGGGTGCCACGAGCACCACCCGACGGGGAAGGCCCGGGACAAGGCGAAAGGGGCGCACAAGCTCCGCGCCTGCGACGTCGCGCTCAACCACCGCCTCGTGTCCTGGCGCGTCGTCGACAGCGCCGGGGCGTGGGCGGCCGGCACGGGCATCCCGGACTACAAGGGCGCCTCCGCGTCCGCCGTGCTGGCCTACCTCGCCGGGGGGAACAGCTGGCACgaagaggaggacgacggAGGCGCCTCCCTGGAAGCCGCCCCGcccgccagcggcggcgggctctCTGACCTGTACGACCTCATCGTCggccaccacgccgccgccgccgcggcccgcCAAGAACAGGCCTCGGCGCGCACCACTGACATAGACGTAGCAGACAAGGACGCAATCGAAGAAGAGGAGCCAATTCAGGATGCAGCAGAAGCAGCCGGtgctgaggaggaggaggaggaagacgacatGGGCTTCTGCATGGTGGGGATCACAATTGCGCTGGAGTTCTCAGATGGGGAGGAAGACTGGATTGTGGTGGAGGAGATCTGATCTGATCC
Encoded proteins:
- the LOC102709369 gene encoding uncharacterized protein LOC102709369; the protein is MKREGLQHGEVRVNRSKLLRIAEAEAARAAAAEAEPGAVVRAPSKPTNASRGTGKCRRPRCAGCHEHHPTGKARDKAKGAHKLRACDVALNHRLVSWRVVDSAGAWAAGTGIPDYKGASASAVLAYLAGGNSWHEEEDDGGASLEAAPPASGGGLSDLYDLIVGHHAAAAAARQEQASARTTDIDVADKDAIEEEEPIQDAAEAAGAEEEEEEDDMGFCMVGITIALEFSDGEEDWIVVEEI